Proteins encoded in a region of the Zea mays cultivar B73 chromosome 2, Zm-B73-REFERENCE-NAM-5.0, whole genome shotgun sequence genome:
- the LOC100282413 gene encoding uncharacterized protein LOC100282413 isoform 1 (isoform 1 is encoded by transcript variant 1), which yields MLLLLFFSVLAAVAAFLLFKFATVVDGDLTLVSRGPPLRERVDGKVVWITGASRGIGEVLAMHFANLGAKLILSARNKDALARVKKNILSKNPDSRVEMLPMDLSAGEESLKEVVHVAESFFSNAGVDYMVHNAAFERPKRRALEESEEGLKATLNVNVFGTITLTRLLAPYMLDREMGHFVVMSSAAGKVPAPGQAIYSASKHALNGYFASLRSELCTKGIKVTVICPGPIETLQSSAAASSSQTHSAEQKREKRVSVERCVELTIVAATHGLKEAWISYQPVLTVMYLVQYMPTIGYWLMDKVGAKRLDAAAKKGNTYSWSLIFSSKKSA from the exons ATGCTCCTCCTGCTCTTCTTCTCTGTCCTCGCCGCCGTTGCCGCCTTCCTCCTCTTCAAGTTCGCCACCGTCGTCGATG GGGACTTGACGCTCGTATCCCGCGGTCCGCCGCTGCGGGAGAGGGTCGACGGCAAG GTCGTGTGGATTACTGGAGCTAGCCGCGGGATTG GGGAGGTTCTTGCAATGCACTTCGCAAATTTAGGAGCAAAGCTGATACTATCTGCACGTAACAAGGACGCGCTTGCGAGAGTGAAAAAAAACATCCTCA GCAAGAATCCAGATAGCAGAGTTGAAATGTTACCCATGGATTTATCAGCTGGTGAAGAATCTCTGAAAGAAGTCGTACATGTGGCAGAATCATTTTTTTCTAATGCAGGCGTTGACTATATGGTCCATAATGCAGCCTTCGAACGTCCT AAACGGAGGGCTCTAGAAGAAAGTGAGGAAGGTCTTAAG GCTACATTGAATGTCAATGTCTTCGGAACTATTACTTTAACTCGCCTTCTAGCACCTTACATGCTTGATAGAGAGATGGGCCATTTTGTTGTG ATGAGTAGTGCTGCTGGAAAGGTTCCTGCTCCTGGTCAGGCCATTTACTCTGCCTCCAAACATGCTCTTAATGGTTACTTTGCTTCTCTGCGATCTGAG TTGTGTACAAAAGGCATTAAGGTCACTGTTATCTGCCCTGGACCGATTGAAACACTACAATCTTCTGCTGCAGCTTCTTCATCGCAAACACATTCTGCTGAG CAGAAACGTGAGAAACGTGTTTCGGTGGAACGGTGTGTTGAACTGACAATTGTTGCTGCTACTCATGGACTGAAAGAAGCATGGATATCATATCAG CCTGTGCTGACTGTTATGTACTTGGTGCAATACATGCCAACAATTGGTTATTGGCTAATGGACAAG
- the LOC100282413 gene encoding uncharacterized protein LOC100282413 isoform 2 (isoform 2 is encoded by transcript variant 2), with the protein MLLLLFFSVLAAVAAFLLFKFATVVDGDLTLVSRGPPLRERVDGKVVWITGASRGIGEVLAMHFANLGAKLILSARNKDALARVKKNILSKNPDSRVEMLPMDLSAGEESLKEVVHVAESFFSNAGVDYMVHNAAFERPKRRALEESEEGLKATLNVNVFGTITLTRLLAPYMLDREMGHFVVMSSAAGKVPAPGQAIYSASKHALNGYFASLRSELCTKGIKVTVICPGPIETLQSSAAASSSQTHSAEKREKRVSVERCVELTIVAATHGLKEAWISYQPVLTVMYLVQYMPTIGYWLMDKVGAKRLDAAAKKGNTYSWSLIFSSKKSA; encoded by the exons ATGCTCCTCCTGCTCTTCTTCTCTGTCCTCGCCGCCGTTGCCGCCTTCCTCCTCTTCAAGTTCGCCACCGTCGTCGATG GGGACTTGACGCTCGTATCCCGCGGTCCGCCGCTGCGGGAGAGGGTCGACGGCAAG GTCGTGTGGATTACTGGAGCTAGCCGCGGGATTG GGGAGGTTCTTGCAATGCACTTCGCAAATTTAGGAGCAAAGCTGATACTATCTGCACGTAACAAGGACGCGCTTGCGAGAGTGAAAAAAAACATCCTCA GCAAGAATCCAGATAGCAGAGTTGAAATGTTACCCATGGATTTATCAGCTGGTGAAGAATCTCTGAAAGAAGTCGTACATGTGGCAGAATCATTTTTTTCTAATGCAGGCGTTGACTATATGGTCCATAATGCAGCCTTCGAACGTCCT AAACGGAGGGCTCTAGAAGAAAGTGAGGAAGGTCTTAAG GCTACATTGAATGTCAATGTCTTCGGAACTATTACTTTAACTCGCCTTCTAGCACCTTACATGCTTGATAGAGAGATGGGCCATTTTGTTGTG ATGAGTAGTGCTGCTGGAAAGGTTCCTGCTCCTGGTCAGGCCATTTACTCTGCCTCCAAACATGCTCTTAATGGTTACTTTGCTTCTCTGCGATCTGAG TTGTGTACAAAAGGCATTAAGGTCACTGTTATCTGCCCTGGACCGATTGAAACACTACAATCTTCTGCTGCAGCTTCTTCATCGCAAACACATTCTGCTGAG AAACGTGAGAAACGTGTTTCGGTGGAACGGTGTGTTGAACTGACAATTGTTGCTGCTACTCATGGACTGAAAGAAGCATGGATATCATATCAG CCTGTGCTGACTGTTATGTACTTGGTGCAATACATGCCAACAATTGGTTATTGGCTAATGGACAAG
- the LOC100282413 gene encoding uncharacterized protein LOC100282413 isoform 3 (isoform 3 is encoded by transcript variant 3) produces the protein MLLLLFFSVLAAVAAFLLFKFATVVDGDLTLVSRGPPLRERVDGKVVWITGASRGIGEVINFLTAVLFFSEPYAFVSSLRNGEVLAMHFANLGAKLILSARNKDALARVKKNILSKNPDSRVEMLPMDLSAGEESLKEVVHVAESFFSNAGVDYMVHNAAFERPKRRALEESEEGLKATLNVNVFGTITLTRLLAPYMLDREMGHFVVMSSAAGKVPAPGQAIYSASKHALNGYFASLRSELCTKGIKVTVICPGPIETLQSSAAASSSQTHSAEQKREKRVSVERCVELTIVAATHGLKEAWISYQPVLTVMYLVQYMPTIGYWLMDKVGAKRLDAAAKKGNTYSWSLIFSSKKSA, from the exons ATGCTCCTCCTGCTCTTCTTCTCTGTCCTCGCCGCCGTTGCCGCCTTCCTCCTCTTCAAGTTCGCCACCGTCGTCGATG GGGACTTGACGCTCGTATCCCGCGGTCCGCCGCTGCGGGAGAGGGTCGACGGCAAG GTCGTGTGGATTACTGGAGCTAGCCGCGGGATTG GTGAGGTGATAAATTTCCTGACTGCAGTGTTATTTTTTAGCGAGCCTTATGCCTTTGTTAGTTCATTGAGGAATG GGGAGGTTCTTGCAATGCACTTCGCAAATTTAGGAGCAAAGCTGATACTATCTGCACGTAACAAGGACGCGCTTGCGAGAGTGAAAAAAAACATCCTCA GCAAGAATCCAGATAGCAGAGTTGAAATGTTACCCATGGATTTATCAGCTGGTGAAGAATCTCTGAAAGAAGTCGTACATGTGGCAGAATCATTTTTTTCTAATGCAGGCGTTGACTATATGGTCCATAATGCAGCCTTCGAACGTCCT AAACGGAGGGCTCTAGAAGAAAGTGAGGAAGGTCTTAAG GCTACATTGAATGTCAATGTCTTCGGAACTATTACTTTAACTCGCCTTCTAGCACCTTACATGCTTGATAGAGAGATGGGCCATTTTGTTGTG ATGAGTAGTGCTGCTGGAAAGGTTCCTGCTCCTGGTCAGGCCATTTACTCTGCCTCCAAACATGCTCTTAATGGTTACTTTGCTTCTCTGCGATCTGAG TTGTGTACAAAAGGCATTAAGGTCACTGTTATCTGCCCTGGACCGATTGAAACACTACAATCTTCTGCTGCAGCTTCTTCATCGCAAACACATTCTGCTGAG CAGAAACGTGAGAAACGTGTTTCGGTGGAACGGTGTGTTGAACTGACAATTGTTGCTGCTACTCATGGACTGAAAGAAGCATGGATATCATATCAG CCTGTGCTGACTGTTATGTACTTGGTGCAATACATGCCAACAATTGGTTATTGGCTAATGGACAAG
- the LOC100276392 gene encoding uncharacterized protein LOC100276392, with translation MATSDKKTRGYVPWNDEMDKVLLDTFVDYYNKSDRCQNGWKSHVYTVAVKNVCEKCNVTITKENISSRSKNFDKHYNIINGLLSTSGFGWDWEKNKLKVDSDTVWDEYVERNKEAKGYRHKVVKFWVLLSLVYNKDQANGEGAKTAVESSKEMAKENDTGDKDAPYSVSSSSSLKRQRSDDSFNSIWCDKFDMLTSALKDDGPKLPSSAEVLAALQEVEGLDEDT, from the exons GACAAGAAAACAAGGGGCTATGTTCCTTGGAATGATGAGATGGATAAGGTACTCCTTGATACATTTGTGGACTATTACAATAAAAGTGATAGATGTCAGAATGGGTGGAAGTCTCATGTATACACAGTTGCTGTGAAGAATGTTTGTGAGAAGTGTAATGTCACCATTACAAAGGAAAATATTAGCTCTCGCAGCAAGAACTTTGATAAGCACTACAATATCATTAATGGTTTGTTGTCCACTAGTGGTTTTGGATGGGATTGGGAGAAGAACAAGCTCAAAGTTGATAGTGACACTGTATGGGATGAGTACGTTGAG AGGAATAAGGAAGCAAAAGGATATAGACATAAGGTTGTGAAGTTTTGGGTTCTACTTAGCCTAGTGTACAATAAAGACCAAGCAAATGGAGAGGGTGCTAAAACAGCAGTTGAAAGTTCAAAGGAAATGGCAAAAGAGAATGATACCGGAGACAAGGATGCTCCATATTCTGTATCTTCCTCGAGTAGTTTAAAAAGACAAAGATCAGATGATTCATTTAACTCTATATGGTGTGATAAGTTTGACATGCTTACATCTGCATTGAAAGATGACGGTCCAAAGCTACCCTCTTCCGCCGAAGTTCTCGCCGCATTACAAGAGGTTGAGGGACTTGATGAAGACACATAA
- the LOC100282413 gene encoding uncharacterized protein isoform X1, producing MLLLLFFSVLAAVAAFLLFKFATVVDGDLTLVSRGPPLRERVDGKVVWITGASRGIAGEVINFLTAVLFFSEPYAFVSSLRNGEVLAMHFANLGAKLILSARNKDALARVKKNILSKNPDSRVEMLPMDLSAGEESLKEVVHVAESFFSNAGVDYMVHNAAFERPKRRALEESEEGLKATLNVNVFGTITLTRLLAPYMLDREMGHFVVMSSAAGKVPAPGQAIYSASKHALNGYFASLRSELCTKGIKVTVICPGPIETLQSSAAASSSQTHSAEQKREKRVSVERCVELTIVAATHGLKEAWISYQPVLTVMYLVQYMPTIGYWLMDKVGAKRLDAAAKKGNTYSWSLIFSSKKSA from the exons ATGCTCCTCCTGCTCTTCTTCTCTGTCCTCGCCGCCGTTGCCGCCTTCCTCCTCTTCAAGTTCGCCACCGTCGTCGATG GGGACTTGACGCTCGTATCCCGCGGTCCGCCGCTGCGGGAGAGGGTCGACGGCAAG GTCGTGTGGATTACTGGAGCTAGCCGCGGGATTG CAGGTGAGGTGATAAATTTCCTGACTGCAGTGTTATTTTTTAGCGAGCCTTATGCCTTTGTTAGTTCATTGAGGAATG GGGAGGTTCTTGCAATGCACTTCGCAAATTTAGGAGCAAAGCTGATACTATCTGCACGTAACAAGGACGCGCTTGCGAGAGTGAAAAAAAACATCCTCA GCAAGAATCCAGATAGCAGAGTTGAAATGTTACCCATGGATTTATCAGCTGGTGAAGAATCTCTGAAAGAAGTCGTACATGTGGCAGAATCATTTTTTTCTAATGCAGGCGTTGACTATATGGTCCATAATGCAGCCTTCGAACGTCCT AAACGGAGGGCTCTAGAAGAAAGTGAGGAAGGTCTTAAG GCTACATTGAATGTCAATGTCTTCGGAACTATTACTTTAACTCGCCTTCTAGCACCTTACATGCTTGATAGAGAGATGGGCCATTTTGTTGTG ATGAGTAGTGCTGCTGGAAAGGTTCCTGCTCCTGGTCAGGCCATTTACTCTGCCTCCAAACATGCTCTTAATGGTTACTTTGCTTCTCTGCGATCTGAG TTGTGTACAAAAGGCATTAAGGTCACTGTTATCTGCCCTGGACCGATTGAAACACTACAATCTTCTGCTGCAGCTTCTTCATCGCAAACACATTCTGCTGAG CAGAAACGTGAGAAACGTGTTTCGGTGGAACGGTGTGTTGAACTGACAATTGTTGCTGCTACTCATGGACTGAAAGAAGCATGGATATCATATCAG CCTGTGCTGACTGTTATGTACTTGGTGCAATACATGCCAACAATTGGTTATTGGCTAATGGACAAG
- the LOC100282413 gene encoding uncharacterized protein isoform X4 yields the protein MLLLLFFSVLAAVAAFLLFKFATVVDGDLTLVSRGPPLRERVDGKVVWITGASRGIGEVINFLTAVLFFSEPYAFVSSLRNGEVLAMHFANLGAKLILSARNKDALARVKKNILSKNPDSRVEMLPMDLSAGEESLKEVVHVAESFFSNAGVDYMVHNAAFERPKRRALEESEEGLKATLNVNVFGTITLTRLLAPYMLDREMGHFVVMSSAAGKVPAPGQAIYSASKHALNGYFASLRSELCTKGIKVTVICPGPIETLQSSAAASSSQTHSAEKREKRVSVERCVELTIVAATHGLKEAWISYQPVLTVMYLVQYMPTIGYWLMDKVGAKRLDAAAKKGNTYSWSLIFSSKKSA from the exons ATGCTCCTCCTGCTCTTCTTCTCTGTCCTCGCCGCCGTTGCCGCCTTCCTCCTCTTCAAGTTCGCCACCGTCGTCGATG GGGACTTGACGCTCGTATCCCGCGGTCCGCCGCTGCGGGAGAGGGTCGACGGCAAG GTCGTGTGGATTACTGGAGCTAGCCGCGGGATTG GTGAGGTGATAAATTTCCTGACTGCAGTGTTATTTTTTAGCGAGCCTTATGCCTTTGTTAGTTCATTGAGGAATG GGGAGGTTCTTGCAATGCACTTCGCAAATTTAGGAGCAAAGCTGATACTATCTGCACGTAACAAGGACGCGCTTGCGAGAGTGAAAAAAAACATCCTCA GCAAGAATCCAGATAGCAGAGTTGAAATGTTACCCATGGATTTATCAGCTGGTGAAGAATCTCTGAAAGAAGTCGTACATGTGGCAGAATCATTTTTTTCTAATGCAGGCGTTGACTATATGGTCCATAATGCAGCCTTCGAACGTCCT AAACGGAGGGCTCTAGAAGAAAGTGAGGAAGGTCTTAAG GCTACATTGAATGTCAATGTCTTCGGAACTATTACTTTAACTCGCCTTCTAGCACCTTACATGCTTGATAGAGAGATGGGCCATTTTGTTGTG ATGAGTAGTGCTGCTGGAAAGGTTCCTGCTCCTGGTCAGGCCATTTACTCTGCCTCCAAACATGCTCTTAATGGTTACTTTGCTTCTCTGCGATCTGAG TTGTGTACAAAAGGCATTAAGGTCACTGTTATCTGCCCTGGACCGATTGAAACACTACAATCTTCTGCTGCAGCTTCTTCATCGCAAACACATTCTGCTGAG AAACGTGAGAAACGTGTTTCGGTGGAACGGTGTGTTGAACTGACAATTGTTGCTGCTACTCATGGACTGAAAGAAGCATGGATATCATATCAG CCTGTGCTGACTGTTATGTACTTGGTGCAATACATGCCAACAATTGGTTATTGGCTAATGGACAAG
- the LOC100282413 gene encoding uncharacterized protein isoform X2, whose product MLLLLFFSVLAAVAAFLLFKFATVVDGDLTLVSRGPPLRERVDGKVVWITGASRGIAGEVINFLTAVLFFSEPYAFVSSLRNGEVLAMHFANLGAKLILSARNKDALARVKKNILSKNPDSRVEMLPMDLSAGEESLKEVVHVAESFFSNAGVDYMVHNAAFERPKRRALEESEEGLKATLNVNVFGTITLTRLLAPYMLDREMGHFVVMSSAAGKVPAPGQAIYSASKHALNGYFASLRSELCTKGIKVTVICPGPIETLQSSAAASSSQTHSAEKREKRVSVERCVELTIVAATHGLKEAWISYQPVLTVMYLVQYMPTIGYWLMDKVGAKRLDAAAKKGNTYSWSLIFSSKKSA is encoded by the exons ATGCTCCTCCTGCTCTTCTTCTCTGTCCTCGCCGCCGTTGCCGCCTTCCTCCTCTTCAAGTTCGCCACCGTCGTCGATG GGGACTTGACGCTCGTATCCCGCGGTCCGCCGCTGCGGGAGAGGGTCGACGGCAAG GTCGTGTGGATTACTGGAGCTAGCCGCGGGATTG CAGGTGAGGTGATAAATTTCCTGACTGCAGTGTTATTTTTTAGCGAGCCTTATGCCTTTGTTAGTTCATTGAGGAATG GGGAGGTTCTTGCAATGCACTTCGCAAATTTAGGAGCAAAGCTGATACTATCTGCACGTAACAAGGACGCGCTTGCGAGAGTGAAAAAAAACATCCTCA GCAAGAATCCAGATAGCAGAGTTGAAATGTTACCCATGGATTTATCAGCTGGTGAAGAATCTCTGAAAGAAGTCGTACATGTGGCAGAATCATTTTTTTCTAATGCAGGCGTTGACTATATGGTCCATAATGCAGCCTTCGAACGTCCT AAACGGAGGGCTCTAGAAGAAAGTGAGGAAGGTCTTAAG GCTACATTGAATGTCAATGTCTTCGGAACTATTACTTTAACTCGCCTTCTAGCACCTTACATGCTTGATAGAGAGATGGGCCATTTTGTTGTG ATGAGTAGTGCTGCTGGAAAGGTTCCTGCTCCTGGTCAGGCCATTTACTCTGCCTCCAAACATGCTCTTAATGGTTACTTTGCTTCTCTGCGATCTGAG TTGTGTACAAAAGGCATTAAGGTCACTGTTATCTGCCCTGGACCGATTGAAACACTACAATCTTCTGCTGCAGCTTCTTCATCGCAAACACATTCTGCTGAG AAACGTGAGAAACGTGTTTCGGTGGAACGGTGTGTTGAACTGACAATTGTTGCTGCTACTCATGGACTGAAAGAAGCATGGATATCATATCAG CCTGTGCTGACTGTTATGTACTTGGTGCAATACATGCCAACAATTGGTTATTGGCTAATGGACAAG